In Thermithiobacillus plumbiphilus, one DNA window encodes the following:
- a CDS encoding helix-turn-helix domain-containing protein, with amino-acid sequence MTKRNIGQEILEGIQAIQRGEGRHYTVEVPTDVKAIREHTGLSQSAFAALLGVSPRTLQDWEQGRRQPSGAAKSLLFIAAKRPEVLREVFKDIPSAA; translated from the coding sequence ATGACTAAGCGCAATATCGGACAGGAGATCCTGGAGGGTATCCAGGCCATTCAGCGCGGCGAGGGACGCCACTATACCGTGGAGGTGCCCACCGACGTCAAAGCCATCCGCGAGCATACCGGGCTCAGTCAATCGGCCTTTGCCGCGCTTTTGGGCGTCAGTCCGCGCACCCTGCAGGACTGGGAACAGGGCCGACGTCAGCCTTCCGGGGCGGCCAAGTCCCTGCTGTTCATTGCGGCCAAGCGGCCTGAGGTTTTGCGGGAGGTTTTCAAGGACATCCCCAGTGCTGCCTGA